In Corynebacterium nuruki S6-4, the following proteins share a genomic window:
- a CDS encoding DNA repair helicase XPB has product MPLGDGPLIVQSDKTVLLEIDHPKAQEARVALAPFAELERAPEHVHTYRITPLALWNARAAGHDAEQVVHVLETYSRFPVPQPLLVDIAETMDRYGRLTLATSPAHGLVLESTDTAVLAEIERHKKIRPMLGERIDDSTIAVHPSERGRIKQELIKVGWPAEDLAGYVDGEAHPIALSTEKEDWELRDYQAMAADSFWEGGSGVVVLPCGAGKTMVGAAAMAKSKTTTLILVTNTVAGRQWRDELIRRTTLTEDEIGEYSGEKKEIRPVTIATYQVVTRKTKGEFRALELFDSRDWGLIIYDEVHLLPAPVFRMTSDLQSRRRLGLTATLVREDGREDDVFSLIGPKRYDAPWKDIEAQGWIAPADCTEVRVQLGENERMIYATAEQNEKYRLAACSPKKTAVVQKILDQHPDDPTLVIGAYIDQLEELGEELDAPVIDGKTTTHRREELYDAFRAGELRVLIVSKVANFSIDLPGASVAVQVSGTFGSRQEEAQRLGRILRPKPDGGPAFFYSVVARDTLDADYAAHRQRFLAEQGYGYRIIDSTDL; this is encoded by the coding sequence ATGCCACTCGGCGACGGACCGCTGATCGTCCAGTCGGACAAGACGGTCCTGCTGGAGATCGACCACCCGAAGGCCCAGGAGGCGCGCGTCGCCCTGGCCCCCTTCGCCGAACTCGAACGCGCCCCCGAGCACGTCCACACCTACCGCATCACCCCGCTGGCGCTGTGGAACGCCCGCGCCGCCGGACACGACGCCGAGCAGGTCGTCCACGTCCTGGAGACGTACTCCCGCTTCCCGGTCCCCCAGCCGCTGCTCGTCGACATCGCCGAGACGATGGACCGCTACGGCCGGCTCACCCTGGCCACCAGCCCCGCCCACGGTCTCGTCCTCGAGTCGACGGACACTGCGGTGCTCGCCGAGATTGAACGGCACAAGAAGATCCGCCCGATGCTCGGTGAGCGGATCGACGACTCGACCATCGCGGTCCACCCCTCCGAACGCGGCCGGATCAAGCAGGAGCTCATCAAGGTCGGCTGGCCGGCCGAGGACCTCGCCGGCTACGTCGACGGCGAGGCGCACCCGATCGCCCTGTCCACCGAGAAGGAGGACTGGGAACTGCGCGACTACCAGGCCATGGCCGCGGACTCGTTCTGGGAGGGCGGTTCCGGTGTGGTCGTGCTGCCCTGCGGCGCCGGGAAGACGATGGTCGGCGCCGCCGCGATGGCGAAGTCGAAGACCACCACGCTCATCCTCGTCACCAACACCGTCGCCGGACGCCAGTGGCGTGACGAGTTGATCCGCCGCACCACCCTCACCGAGGACGAGATCGGCGAGTACTCCGGGGAGAAGAAGGAGATCCGCCCGGTCACCATCGCCACCTACCAGGTCGTCACCCGGAAGACGAAGGGCGAGTTCCGGGCCCTGGAACTGTTCGACTCCCGCGACTGGGGTCTCATCATCTACGACGAGGTCCACCTGCTGCCCGCCCCGGTGTTCCGGATGACCAGTGACCTGCAGTCCCGCCGGCGGCTGGGGCTGACCGCCACGCTGGTGCGCGAGGACGGCCGGGAGGACGACGTCTTCAGCCTCATCGGTCCGAAGCGGTACGACGCACCGTGGAAGGACATCGAGGCCCAGGGCTGGATCGCCCCCGCCGACTGCACCGAGGTGCGCGTCCAGCTCGGCGAGAACGAGCGGATGATCTACGCCACCGCGGAGCAGAACGAGAAGTACCGGCTGGCGGCCTGCTCACCGAAGAAGACCGCGGTCGTGCAGAAGATCCTCGACCAGCACCCGGATGATCCGACGCTGGTCATCGGCGCCTACATCGACCAGCTCGAGGAACTCGGCGAGGAGCTGGACGCCCCCGTCATCGACGGTAAGACCACCACCCACCGCCGCGAGGAACTCTACGATGCCTTCCGCGCCGGCGAACTGCGGGTGCTCATCGTGTCGAAGGTGGCGAACTTCTCCATCGACCTGCCGGGGGCCTCGGTCGCTGTGCAGGTGTCCGGCACGTTCGGGTCCCGCCAGGAGGAGGCGCAGCGGCTCGGCCGGATCCTGCGGCCGAAACCGGACGGGGGTCCCGCGTTTTTCTACTCGGTCGTCGCCCGTGACACACTGGACGCCGACTACGCGGCCCACCGGCAGCGGTTCCTCGCTGAGCAGGGCTACGGCTACCGCATCATCGATTCGACCGACCTCTAG
- a CDS encoding DUF3239 domain-containing protein gives MAQFEFSVDDQFTRTHNEFFRDAKRFQWSAGILGAILVVAAVLLFIFGGAAWSSIVAIVLLVMALLCLVMVPVLPRQLGSPQSYYDNYDLVPAVVAQVNPRDVVLMALVDTAVPGTGTAASPALALRTVTSVPGIVREVGERVPSMAVTGMRTLRNQGHWEEISPMPVAWGTPDRSVVEAAEAAIPDQQWKKLEGLLGRFDEVSSTRRRLMEL, from the coding sequence GTGGCACAGTTCGAATTTTCCGTCGACGACCAGTTCACCCGCACCCACAACGAGTTCTTCCGAGACGCGAAGCGCTTCCAGTGGTCCGCCGGAATCCTCGGCGCCATCCTCGTGGTCGCCGCGGTGCTGCTGTTCATCTTCGGCGGCGCCGCGTGGAGCAGTATCGTCGCGATCGTCCTGCTGGTCATGGCGCTGCTGTGCCTGGTGATGGTCCCGGTGCTGCCCCGCCAGCTCGGCTCCCCGCAGTCCTACTACGACAACTACGACCTGGTGCCGGCGGTCGTCGCCCAGGTCAACCCGCGGGATGTCGTGCTGATGGCGCTGGTGGACACGGCGGTGCCGGGCACCGGGACGGCCGCCTCCCCCGCACTGGCACTGCGGACCGTCACCTCGGTCCCCGGCATCGTCCGCGAGGTCGGTGAACGGGTGCCGTCGATGGCGGTGACCGGGATGCGGACGCTGCGTAACCAGGGGCACTGGGAGGAGATCTCGCCGATGCCGGTGGCCTGGGGTACCCCGGACCGGTCGGTGGTGGAGGCCGCCGAGGCCGCGATCCCGGACCAGCAGTGGAAGAAGCTCGAGGGCCTGCTGGGACGCTTCGACGAGGTGAGCAGCACCCGACGTCGGCTGATGGAGCTGTAG
- a CDS encoding LamB/YcsF family protein — translation MTTIDLNADLGETTNGAAVADDSAMIQLVTSANVATGFHAGDPHDIAVTVQAAADRGVAVGAHIGYRDPAHFGRTFVDVDPDQLADEVLYQIGALDALARRAGTTVSYVKPHGALYNTIVHHEAHARAVVDGVHAFSATLPLMLLPGGVAVDLAEKKGLRVIREAFADRNYNPDGTLVSRTEPNAVVPDPDFVANRVLQVATTGSVTAWDGTVVPVEAESVCVHGDSPGSVALARSVVERLGADGIDIRSFL, via the coding sequence ATGACAACCATCGACCTCAACGCCGATCTCGGTGAGACGACCAACGGTGCGGCCGTCGCCGATGACTCAGCCATGATCCAGCTGGTCACGAGCGCCAACGTCGCCACCGGCTTCCACGCCGGCGACCCCCACGACATCGCCGTGACCGTGCAGGCCGCCGCCGACCGGGGCGTGGCTGTCGGCGCCCACATCGGCTACCGGGACCCCGCCCACTTCGGCCGCACCTTCGTCGATGTCGACCCCGACCAGCTCGCCGACGAAGTCCTGTACCAGATCGGCGCCCTCGACGCGCTCGCCCGGCGCGCCGGCACGACCGTCAGCTACGTCAAACCCCACGGTGCGCTCTACAACACGATCGTCCACCACGAGGCCCACGCCCGGGCCGTGGTCGACGGCGTCCACGCCTTCTCCGCCACGCTCCCCCTCATGCTGCTGCCCGGCGGCGTGGCTGTCGACCTCGCCGAGAAGAAGGGACTGCGCGTCATCCGCGAGGCCTTCGCCGACCGCAACTACAACCCGGACGGCACCCTGGTCTCCCGGACCGAACCCAACGCCGTGGTCCCCGACCCCGACTTCGTCGCGAACCGCGTCCTCCAGGTCGCCACCACCGGCTCGGTCACCGCCTGGGACGGCACCGTCGTCCCGGTCGAGGCGGAGTCCGTGTGCGTGCACGGCGATTCGCCGGGTTCGGTGGCCCTGGCCCGCAGCGTCGTCGAACGCCTCGGCGCCGACGGTATCGACATCAGGTCGTTCCTGTGA
- a CDS encoding carboxyltransferase domain-containing protein, whose product MTPPTDPADPADPADTTDPAVPVRRVGTRALLVELPDLATAMSWHAALTDAPLPGQTEVGAAARTVLVRFDSASATTAARPVLAGFTPDATTASDPHEVTVDVVYDGADLDDLAAHLGMSRDGLIGWHTGTTWSAAFGGFAPGFTYCVPQDPGHALDVPRHASPRTAVPTGAVALAGDFSAVYPRTSPGGWQLLGTTTQPFWDAAAESPALLSPGDVVRYRAVTESIEITAGSGVPTATGPRRPVLRVDDPGLQILVEDAGRPGFGDLGVTTSGAADRGSAQAANEALGNDRDAAVLENIGGLTLTALCETVVVVTGAVAAVRVDGRERDRGVPLLLRAGAQLTVGAATCGLRSYVGVRGGVVTGSVLGSRSTDLLSGLGPAPLAAGDLVHAGPAAGSVRPVEAPVRTDGVLRVVPGPRDDWFTGGADALTGASWTVSGTSNRVGLRLTGEVPVAREHAGEIASEGMVAGSVQVPPDGQPVMFLRDHAVTGGYPVIATVIPEDLDAAAQLPPGTTVTFVEATEEFP is encoded by the coding sequence GTGACACCGCCGACTGACCCTGCTGACCCTGCTGACCCTGCTGACACGACTGACCCGGCCGTCCCGGTCCGCCGCGTCGGCACCCGGGCACTGCTCGTCGAACTGCCGGACCTGGCCACCGCCATGTCCTGGCACGCCGCACTCACCGACGCCCCCCTGCCGGGCCAGACCGAGGTCGGCGCCGCAGCCCGCACCGTGCTCGTCCGGTTCGATTCCGCCTCCGCGACCACCGCCGCCCGCCCGGTGCTCGCCGGGTTCACACCGGACGCCACCACGGCGTCCGACCCCCACGAGGTCACCGTCGACGTCGTCTACGACGGTGCGGACCTCGACGACCTCGCCGCCCACCTGGGCATGAGCCGCGACGGGCTGATCGGCTGGCACACCGGAACCACCTGGTCGGCCGCGTTCGGCGGCTTCGCCCCCGGCTTCACCTACTGCGTACCGCAGGACCCCGGACACGCGTTGGACGTGCCCCGTCACGCCTCGCCGCGCACCGCCGTACCCACCGGCGCCGTCGCCCTGGCCGGCGACTTCTCCGCGGTCTACCCGCGCACCTCCCCGGGCGGCTGGCAGCTGCTCGGCACGACCACGCAGCCGTTCTGGGACGCCGCCGCCGAGTCCCCGGCCCTGCTCTCCCCCGGTGATGTCGTGCGCTACCGGGCGGTCACCGAAAGCATCGAGATCACTGCCGGGTCCGGTGTCCCGACCGCCACCGGGCCGCGGCGTCCGGTGCTGCGCGTCGACGACCCCGGCCTGCAGATCCTCGTCGAGGATGCCGGACGCCCCGGCTTCGGTGACCTCGGCGTCACCACGTCCGGCGCGGCCGACCGTGGCTCGGCGCAGGCGGCCAATGAGGCACTCGGCAATGACCGGGACGCCGCCGTGCTGGAGAACATCGGCGGGCTGACCCTCACCGCACTGTGTGAGACGGTCGTCGTCGTCACCGGCGCGGTCGCCGCGGTCCGCGTCGACGGGCGGGAGCGGGACCGGGGTGTCCCGCTGCTGCTGCGGGCCGGGGCACAGCTCACCGTCGGGGCCGCCACATGTGGCCTGCGATCCTATGTCGGGGTCCGCGGCGGGGTCGTCACCGGATCCGTGCTCGGCTCCCGCTCCACCGACCTGCTCTCCGGACTCGGCCCGGCACCGCTGGCCGCCGGCGATCTGGTCCACGCCGGGCCGGCGGCCGGCAGCGTGCGACCGGTCGAGGCCCCGGTCCGCACCGACGGCGTCCTGCGGGTCGTGCCCGGCCCCCGCGACGACTGGTTCACCGGCGGTGCCGATGCCCTGACCGGCGCGAGCTGGACGGTCTCGGGCACCTCGAACCGGGTCGGACTGCGGCTCACCGGTGAGGTGCCGGTGGCCCGGGAGCACGCCGGCGAGATCGCCAGCGAAGGCATGGTCGCCGGCTCCGTGCAGGTCCCGCCCGACGGTCAGCCCGTCATGTTCCTCCGCGACCATGCCGTCACCGGCGGCTACCCCGTCATCGCCACCGTCATCCCCGAGGATCTGGACGCCGCCGCCCAGCTGCCACCGGGCACCACCGTCACCTTCGTCGAAGCAACCGAGGAGTTCCCATGA
- a CDS encoding acetyl/propionyl/methylcrotonyl-CoA carboxylase subunit alpha, with amino-acid sequence MTTVLIANRGEIAVRIARAARDLGIRSVAVCSDADSGALHTRIADEAYVLPGETAGETYLNIPALLDIAARVGADYVHPGYGFLSENSDFARAVADAGMTWIGPAPETIDTLGDKMAARQLAESVGAPLAPGTSEPLASWEEARSFAEEHGLPVVIKAAFGGGGRGLKIVTRDDGLDAVEDAFLSAGREAGEAFGRTECFVEKFLETPRHVEAQVLADTHGHVAVVGLRDCSTQRRFQKLVEEAPAPFLTAAQTEQITEGARSICAAAGYVGAGTVEFIVAVDGTVSFLEVNTRVQVEHPVTEVTSGVDIVAEQFRIAAGEELSWVTDGGNGAPLDPVATGHAFEFRINAEDVANGFVPCPGTVTAFEVPTGPGIRVDAGVVAGSEVPRFYDSMLGKLIVWGPTREIALSRARAALDEFRIEGVRTVLPFHRSIVREPALTAVAAGAPAGTPGSADAFGMYTDWVDTRWSPDAAVDNGTIEDAYLERTELSVEIDGRLHRVGLPTGVLGAVGGGAGNGAGPGEAGGAGVGSAGTGDAGASDAVGAATASGTAVTAPFAGTVVEWKVADGAQVSEGDTVATVEAMKMERAVTAPAGGVLHIIAEAGASVSGGDVLGTVE; translated from the coding sequence ATGACCACCGTCCTCATCGCCAACCGCGGCGAAATCGCCGTCCGGATCGCCCGCGCCGCCCGTGACCTGGGGATCCGGTCGGTCGCGGTCTGTTCGGACGCCGACTCCGGCGCCCTGCACACCCGCATTGCCGACGAGGCGTACGTCCTGCCCGGGGAGACCGCCGGGGAAACCTACCTGAACATTCCCGCGCTGCTCGACATCGCCGCCCGCGTCGGCGCCGACTACGTCCACCCCGGCTACGGCTTCCTGTCCGAAAACTCCGACTTCGCCCGCGCCGTGGCGGATGCCGGGATGACCTGGATCGGGCCCGCCCCGGAGACCATCGACACCCTCGGCGACAAGATGGCCGCCCGCCAGCTCGCCGAATCCGTCGGCGCGCCGCTGGCCCCGGGGACTTCCGAACCGCTGGCCTCCTGGGAGGAGGCGCGTTCCTTCGCCGAGGAGCACGGCCTGCCGGTCGTCATCAAGGCCGCCTTCGGCGGCGGCGGCCGTGGCCTGAAGATCGTCACCCGCGACGACGGACTCGACGCGGTCGAGGACGCCTTCCTCTCCGCCGGACGCGAGGCCGGTGAGGCGTTCGGACGCACCGAGTGCTTCGTCGAGAAGTTCCTCGAGACGCCTCGCCACGTCGAGGCACAGGTCCTCGCGGACACCCACGGCCATGTCGCCGTGGTCGGGCTGCGCGACTGTTCGACACAGCGCCGGTTCCAGAAACTCGTCGAGGAGGCACCGGCGCCGTTCCTGACCGCGGCACAGACGGAGCAGATCACCGAGGGGGCACGGTCGATCTGTGCCGCGGCCGGGTACGTCGGGGCGGGCACCGTGGAGTTCATCGTCGCGGTGGACGGCACCGTGTCCTTCCTGGAGGTCAACACCCGGGTGCAGGTCGAGCACCCGGTCACCGAGGTGACCAGCGGGGTGGACATCGTCGCCGAGCAGTTCCGCATCGCCGCCGGGGAGGAGCTGAGCTGGGTGACCGACGGCGGGAATGGCGCACCGCTGGATCCGGTGGCCACCGGTCACGCCTTCGAGTTCCGCATCAACGCCGAGGACGTCGCCAACGGCTTCGTCCCCTGTCCCGGCACCGTCACCGCCTTCGAGGTACCTACCGGCCCGGGTATCCGGGTGGACGCCGGGGTGGTCGCCGGCTCCGAGGTGCCCCGGTTCTACGACTCAATGCTCGGCAAGCTCATCGTCTGGGGTCCGACGCGCGAGATCGCGCTGTCGCGGGCCCGGGCCGCTCTCGACGAGTTCCGGATCGAGGGGGTACGCACGGTGCTGCCGTTCCACCGGTCGATCGTGCGGGAACCCGCACTGACGGCGGTAGCCGCCGGTGCCCCTGCCGGGACGCCCGGGTCCGCGGACGCCTTCGGGATGTACACCGACTGGGTGGACACCCGCTGGTCGCCGGACGCCGCGGTCGACAACGGCACGATCGAGGACGCCTACCTGGAGCGCACCGAGCTGTCGGTGGAGATCGACGGGCGGCTGCACCGGGTCGGGCTGCCGACCGGGGTGCTGGGTGCCGTGGGTGGCGGTGCGGGCAACGGCGCCGGGCCTGGCGAGGCAGGAGGGGCAGGCGTCGGGTCTGCCGGGACAGGTGATGCCGGTGCTTCCGACGCGGTCGGCGCCGCGACCGCCTCCGGGACGGCCGTCACCGCACCGTTCGCCGGTACCGTCGTCGAATGGAAGGTCGCTGACGGCGCGCAGGTCAGCGAGGGCGACACGGTCGCCACCGTCGAGGCGATGAAGATGGAGCGGGCCGTCACCGCACCGGCCGGCGGCGTCCTGCACATCATCGCCGAGGCCGGGGCGTCCGTCAGCGGTGGCGACGTGCTCGGGACGGTGGAGTAA
- a CDS encoding GntR family transcriptional regulator, producing the protein MRAQSVAAALRHAVSAGEYSPGEKLNEVAVAEKLGVSRNTLREGFAALAADGIVDRIPNRGVFIASPTAAEILDLYRARAVIEPGALLWGDAPDVDALDRIVADAEVSSDSGASSSVALANQAFHRTIVAAAGSALLNEEMDRLLARMRLVFLTVEQVRPALHSDFVPVNRRIVELLRTGDRAGAAEALRASLVETGDSLATAAS; encoded by the coding sequence ATGCGTGCCCAGTCCGTCGCCGCCGCGCTGCGGCATGCCGTCTCCGCCGGTGAGTACTCCCCCGGCGAGAAACTCAACGAGGTCGCCGTCGCCGAGAAACTGGGGGTCTCGCGCAACACCCTGCGCGAAGGGTTCGCCGCCCTCGCCGCTGACGGCATCGTCGACCGGATCCCCAACCGGGGCGTCTTCATCGCGTCCCCCACCGCCGCGGAGATCCTCGACCTGTACCGGGCGCGTGCCGTGATCGAGCCCGGCGCGCTGCTGTGGGGGGACGCCCCGGATGTCGACGCCCTCGACCGGATCGTCGCGGACGCCGAAGTCTCGTCGGATTCCGGGGCTTCGTCCTCTGTGGCGCTGGCGAACCAGGCCTTTCACCGCACCATCGTGGCGGCGGCCGGATCCGCCCTGCTCAATGAGGAGATGGACCGGCTGCTGGCGAGGATGCGGCTGGTGTTCCTCACCGTGGAGCAGGTCCGCCCGGCTCTGCACAGCGACTTCGTCCCGGTGAACCGTCGGATCGTCGAACTGCTGCGCACCGGTGACCGGGCGGGGGCCGCCGAGGCACTGCGGGCGTCCCTGGTGGAGACCGGGGACTCCCTGGCGACGGCCGCGAGTTGA
- a CDS encoding aminotransferase class I/II-fold pyridoxal phosphate-dependent enzyme yields MAEQFHRAHRVAGIGPTIFATMTAEAVRTQAANLGQGFPDEDGPAEMLRIAADEILGGNNQYGPGPGVQALREAVARDRRRRWGQQVTADDVLITVGATEAIAASVLGLVDAGRQVVVLEPTYDAYSAAIGLAEATARPVRLRLAPDADGVRRWSLDRAAFAAACAEDATAAVILNSPHNPTGTVLDRDDLEFIADCVRGTGITVISDEVYERLVYDDDLHHTAFATLPGMAGQTVTISSAAKSFNVTGWKTGWAIAAPELLAAVTAAKQFLSYVGVTPLQPAVAWALDNADEWSENWDATLRDRRDRLAGVLRATGQEVLGSDGTYFLVSDIAPLGLGISGEEFCRLLPSAVGVAAIPVSAFVVADAADDPADPVRTLVRWTFCKNDTTLATAAERLSGDAADGTLADRIRTARSRLRS; encoded by the coding sequence ATGGCAGAACAGTTTCACCGCGCCCACCGTGTCGCCGGGATCGGCCCCACCATCTTCGCGACGATGACCGCCGAGGCCGTGCGCACACAGGCCGCGAACCTCGGGCAGGGATTCCCTGACGAGGACGGCCCGGCCGAGATGCTGCGGATCGCCGCCGACGAGATCCTCGGCGGCAACAACCAGTACGGCCCCGGCCCCGGCGTCCAGGCTCTGCGGGAAGCGGTCGCCCGCGACCGGCGCCGGCGGTGGGGCCAGCAGGTCACCGCCGACGACGTGCTCATCACCGTCGGCGCGACGGAGGCCATCGCCGCCTCGGTCCTCGGCCTCGTCGACGCCGGACGCCAGGTCGTGGTCCTGGAACCCACCTATGACGCCTACTCCGCGGCGATCGGCCTGGCCGAGGCCACCGCCCGGCCGGTGCGGCTGCGGCTGGCACCCGACGCCGACGGCGTCCGGCGGTGGTCGCTGGACCGTGCGGCCTTCGCCGCGGCCTGTGCCGAGGACGCCACCGCCGCGGTGATCCTCAACAGTCCCCACAATCCGACCGGTACCGTGCTCGACCGCGATGACCTGGAGTTCATCGCCGACTGTGTGCGCGGCACCGGCATCACCGTCATCAGTGACGAGGTCTACGAACGGCTCGTCTACGACGACGACCTGCACCACACCGCCTTCGCCACGCTGCCGGGCATGGCGGGGCAGACGGTGACGATCTCCTCGGCGGCGAAGAGTTTCAACGTCACCGGCTGGAAGACCGGCTGGGCGATCGCCGCCCCGGAGCTGCTCGCCGCGGTCACCGCCGCCAAGCAGTTCCTGTCGTATGTGGGGGTCACCCCGCTGCAGCCGGCGGTCGCGTGGGCGCTCGACAACGCCGACGAGTGGAGTGAGAACTGGGACGCCACGCTGCGTGACCGCCGCGACCGGCTGGCCGGGGTGCTGCGCGCCACCGGCCAGGAGGTCCTCGGCAGCGACGGCACGTACTTCCTGGTCAGCGACATCGCCCCGCTCGGACTCGGCATCTCCGGCGAGGAGTTCTGCCGGCTGCTGCCGTCGGCGGTGGGAGTCGCCGCGATCCCGGTGAGCGCCTTCGTCGTCGCGGACGCCGCCGACGACCCGGCCGACCCGGTCCGTACCCTGGTGCGGTGGACGTTCTGCAAGAACGACACGACGCTGGCCACCGCGGCCGAGCGCTTGTCCGGGGACGCGGCCGACGGCACCCTGGCTGACCGGATCCGGACCGCTCGGTCTAGACTGCGTTCCTGA
- a CDS encoding cobalamin-independent methionine synthase II family protein codes for MVNKIRTTHVGSLPRTPELLDANKRFSDGDITREQFLEILQNSVDEVVRRQHELGLDIINEGEYGHITSGAVDYGAWWNYTFTRLGGLTMTDTDRWANAEVVRSTPGNIKLTSFPDRRDRAAFNEAYEDPESGIFTGRAKVGNPEFTGPVTYIGQDQVDADVDLLTKALDKVGHDRKDAFVAAISPGSAARLTNKYYDTDAELVQACGEALSHEYRTITDAGFTVQFDAPDLAEAWDQINPEPTVADYQAWIRIRIDALNDAIKDLPKEQTRLHICWGSWHGPHTTDIPFEDIVDECLRANVGGLTFEGSSPRHAHEWRVWRDHKLPAGELIYPGVVCHSTNVVEHPRLVADRILQFAEVAGPENVIASTDCGLGGRLHPQIAWAKLESLVKGAEIASKELFG; via the coding sequence ATGGTCAACAAGATCCGCACCACGCATGTGGGGTCCCTGCCCCGCACGCCCGAACTGCTGGACGCCAACAAGCGCTTCAGCGACGGTGACATCACCCGCGAGCAGTTCCTGGAGATCCTCCAGAACAGCGTCGACGAGGTCGTCCGCCGCCAGCACGAGCTCGGCCTCGACATCATCAACGAGGGCGAGTACGGCCACATCACCTCCGGTGCCGTCGACTACGGCGCCTGGTGGAACTACACCTTCACCCGGCTGGGCGGCCTCACCATGACCGACACCGACCGGTGGGCCAACGCCGAGGTCGTGCGCTCCACCCCGGGCAACATCAAGCTGACGAGCTTCCCGGACCGCCGGGACCGCGCCGCCTTCAACGAGGCCTACGAGGACCCGGAGTCCGGCATCTTCACCGGCCGCGCCAAGGTCGGCAACCCGGAGTTCACCGGCCCGGTCACCTACATCGGCCAGGACCAGGTGGACGCCGACGTCGACCTGCTCACCAAGGCGCTCGACAAGGTCGGCCACGACCGGAAGGACGCCTTCGTCGCCGCCATCTCCCCCGGCTCCGCCGCCCGACTGACGAACAAGTACTACGACACCGACGCGGAGCTCGTCCAGGCCTGTGGTGAGGCACTCTCCCACGAGTACAGGACCATCACCGACGCCGGCTTCACCGTGCAGTTCGACGCCCCCGATCTCGCCGAGGCCTGGGACCAGATCAACCCGGAGCCGACCGTCGCCGACTACCAGGCGTGGATCCGGATCCGTATCGACGCCCTCAACGACGCGATCAAGGACCTCCCCAAGGAGCAGACCCGGCTGCACATCTGCTGGGGTTCCTGGCACGGCCCGCACACCACCGACATCCCCTTCGAGGACATCGTCGACGAGTGCCTGCGCGCCAACGTCGGCGGCCTGACCTTCGAGGGTTCCAGCCCCCGCCACGCCCACGAGTGGCGCGTCTGGCGCGACCACAAGCTCCCCGCCGGTGAGCTGATCTACCCGGGCGTGGTCTGCCACTCCACCAACGTCGTGGAGCACCCGCGGCTGGTCGCCGACCGCATCCTGCAGTTCGCGGAGGTCGCCGGCCCGGAGAACGTCATCGCCTCCACCGACTGTGGTCTGGGCGGACGCCTCCACCCGCAGATCGCCTGGGCGAAGCTGGAGTCCCTCGTCAAGGGCGCCGAGATCGCCTCGAAGGAACTGTTCGGCTAG
- a CDS encoding iron-siderophore ABC transporter substrate-binding protein, whose amino-acid sequence MRLRTTRRTLTGAALAAGLAFSLAACSSDDASDAGSADSSAGSSGSSSSATDQDAFPTTVATKFGDVEIKDQPKKVVALGWGDAETAMALGVQPVAESDWLNMGGEGLGPWVDKGYDKAPEVISTSEPEYEKIAALEPDLILDVKSKGDQERYDKLSEIAPTVGVPDDKADSFLTGPDDQVKMIAQAVGKTTEGDKILQDRQDRAAKIKAEHPEWDGNTLSAVGASKTWGVFLPGSVRVDPLMQLGFRLNDDIASSEAGQNGFSVSLTDETLSRADADLVLAYPISRTEQDIAGADAWKRLNATKEGHSVILPKEVAQAFSAGTPQAYNFAMDKMVPLIADHVAK is encoded by the coding sequence ATGCGTTTGCGCACCACCCGCAGGACCCTCACCGGCGCCGCCCTCGCCGCCGGGCTCGCTTTCAGCCTCGCCGCCTGCTCCTCCGACGACGCTTCGGACGCCGGCTCCGCCGACAGCAGCGCCGGCAGCTCCGGCAGCTCCAGCAGCGCCACCGACCAGGACGCGTTCCCGACCACCGTCGCCACCAAGTTCGGTGACGTCGAGATCAAGGACCAGCCCAAGAAGGTCGTCGCCCTGGGCTGGGGGGATGCCGAGACCGCCATGGCCCTGGGCGTCCAGCCCGTCGCCGAATCCGACTGGCTCAACATGGGCGGCGAAGGCCTCGGCCCCTGGGTCGACAAGGGCTACGACAAGGCCCCCGAGGTCATCAGCACCAGCGAACCCGAGTACGAGAAGATCGCCGCCCTCGAGCCCGACCTCATCCTCGACGTCAAGAGCAAGGGTGACCAGGAGCGTTACGACAAGCTCTCCGAGATCGCCCCCACCGTCGGCGTCCCCGACGACAAGGCCGACAGCTTCCTCACCGGTCCCGACGACCAGGTGAAGATGATCGCCCAGGCCGTCGGCAAGACCACGGAGGGCGACAAGATCCTCCAGGACCGCCAGGACCGCGCCGCCAAGATCAAGGCCGAGCACCCGGAGTGGGACGGCAATACCCTCTCCGCCGTCGGCGCCTCCAAGACCTGGGGCGTCTTCCTCCCCGGTTCCGTCCGCGTCGACCCGCTGATGCAGCTCGGCTTCCGGCTCAACGACGACATCGCCTCCTCGGAGGCCGGCCAGAACGGCTTCTCCGTCTCACTGACCGACGAGACCCTCTCGCGTGCGGACGCCGACCTCGTCCTCGCCTACCCCATCAGCAGGACCGAGCAGGACATCGCCGGCGCCGACGCCTGGAAGCGCCTCAACGCGACGAAGGAGGGTCACAGCGTGATCCTGCCGAAGGAGGTCGCCCAGGCCTTCAGCGCGGGTACCCCGCAGGCCTACAACTTCGCGATGGACAAGATGGTCCCCCTCATCGCCGACCACGTCGCGAAGTAA